In Amphiura filiformis chromosome 1, Afil_fr2py, whole genome shotgun sequence, the following are encoded in one genomic region:
- the LOC140154683 gene encoding alpha-1A adrenergic receptor-like: MTETYPDATMVSVSTDHHSVAEDAEGNGGKFDVEYFTMCFKLAVGLIGLVGNLLVVLVLTQLRSHSFKFLIGSQAVIDLLTSSALTIHTFTQIYPGIPYPVPPPGNNFFGHLHCMFWYSGIFMFCLFAMSTYNLLAITIERYMAVVHAMWYRTTFSSKKAMLLGLVAWLLAPLIQLIYGLPQYDYKNGQCLYVVLSPTLLAVLGAMTFFWDFFIPCVIMGVCFTRICLVIYKQDKDARSLQGHEANTMSSTVSGSVVEKEMGDQPKKKKDSAADMRRSRNVTKTFLIVYLAFVLCWITNQVLFLQFNLGGYVHFGRPENHFANSLAILNSACNPFIYVLHLKQYRDKLKSFFCGDR; this comes from the coding sequence ATGACAGAAACGTACCCAGATGCGACGATGGTCAGCGTCTCCACAGATCACCACAGTGTTGCTGAAGATGCAGAAGGCAATGGCGGGAAATTTGATGTTGAATATTTCACCATGTGCTTCAAATTAGCCGTTGGTCTTATCGGTTTAGTAGGCAACCTTTTGGTAGTTCTTGTGCTTACCCAGCTCCGATCGCATAGTTTTAAATTCCTGATCGGATCCCAGGCAGTAATCGACCTTCTCACATCCTCTGCGTTGACAATACACACTTTTACTCAGATCTATCCTGGCATTCCTTACCCTGTTCCCCCTCCAGGAAATAATTTCTTTGGTCATCTACACTGTATGTTTTGGTATAGTGGGATATTCATGTTCTGTCTGTTTGCTATGTCTACTTACAACCTGCTTGCAATAACTATAGAGAGGTATATGGCAGTTGTACATGCTATGTGGTATCGCACCAcattctcatcaaagaaagctaTGCTCTTAGGTCTGGTTGCATGGTTACTCGCGCCACTTATTCAGCTCATTTACGGTCTACCCCAGTATGACTACAAGAATGGCCAGTGTCTTTACGTGGTACTGTCACCGACTCTGCTTGCTGTTTTAGGTGCGATGACTTTCTTCTGGGACTTCTTCATACCCTGCGTGATCATGGGGGTGTGCTTCACGCGGATTTGTTTGGTAATTTATAAGCAAGACAAAGATGCAAGATCGTTGCAGGGTCATGAAGCTAACACGATGTCATCTACTGTGAGCGGAAGTGTTGTGGAAAAGGAGATGGGTGATCAACCCAAGAAGAAGAAAGATTCTGCGGCAGATATGAGACGCAGCCGAAACGTTACAAAGACATTCCTGATCGTTTATTTGGCGTTCGTTTTGTGTTGGATAACCAACCAAGTCCTGTTTCTTCAGTTTAATCTGGGCGGATATGTGCACTTTGGACGACCTGAGAACCACTTCGCAAACAGCTTGGCAATTTTAAATTCTGCTTGTAATCCATTCATTTATGTATTGCATCTGAAGCAATATCGAGATAAATTGAAATCATTTTTCTGTGGTGACCGTTAA